The Muribaculum intestinale genome includes the window TACACCCCGACTACGAAAGCCTGTTCCGACTGTACAACGGCCTTCACAGTCCGGAAATGATATTCTCCATTCAGTCAATCGACGGCAACGTCGCGGGCTACGCGCTCGATATCGTTTCGTACTTCGGCAACAAGTCCACAATGCGCCTTATCGCATCCAACCGCATCGTACCCTCGGTCACTCTCGTCGACATGTATGAAAACCCCGACGGAACCGACTTTGACTGGGACAACGTATTCCCCGGATTCAACAATGCCGACCCTCAGACACGCCGACGCTACATGTGCGTGGCCATCAACGACGCAAGCACCGAAATCACAAGCACACTCGAATGCGACACCGTAAAAGTGCTCGACGCCTATCGCAAACGCGACCCGCGCCTGTGCTGGAACGTAATAACACCCTATTCCCACTATCTCGGCACCGACGCCGGCTCCAACCCGATGGACAAGCAGTTTGTGCTCGCCGACCCTACCAAAGGGGGCTCGCCCATGGAGGCACAGGCATTTATCCGCAATTCCGAAGGGTGGAATTCCTACTTCTGGCGCAAATGGATTCCCACAGGCAATCTCGACGGATACTGGGGAGAATACACCCGCACTCCATATGAATTTCCGCTCATACGACTTGGCGATGTGCTTCTCATGCTTGCCGAGGCCTACAACGAGCAGGGATTCCCCGAAAAGGCCGTGGCTGAAGTCAACAAGGTGCGTGCACGCGTGTCAATGCCCGACATACCGACAGGCTCACACGACGAGATTGCAGCACGCATACGCAAAGAGCGCGCATGCGAACTCGCCGGTGAAGGACAGCGCTACTGGGACCTCCGCCGCTGGGGCATGCTGGAGGCATCGGTAAAGGATGCCACCGACATATTCGGCGACCTGATGTATACACGCACCTACCAGCCACGCCACGAACTGTGGCCAATACCGCTCGTCGAACTCGACCGCAACCGCAACCTCACCCAGAACCCGGGCTGGTAACACAGTCTGCCCTTATGGCAGAGCTACGGTAACACGCACAGGAAAATGATCGGAGGGTATCCGCGCCGTATACGAATATATGTCGACTTCGGTAGGAGCGGTGCCCTCCGTATCTATAAGGCCGTTTTCACGGCTTCCGGTACGATAGGTGTCGGTGAGCACTCCGTATTTGAGCACCCTTACCGACGGCGACGCAAACACATGGTCGATGCGCTGGTCGGTAAATCCGCTCACATTGTAATGGTTGATGGTGCCGTTGGGCGCAAATACTGACTCGGCGCTCAGAAACGCATCGGCAAACACTCCGTCGCTCACCAGCACCGCGTATGAGTCGCTCCTTTGGTCGACATTGAAATCGCCCGTTAGAAACACCGGCAGTTCCGGACCGAATTCGTCAATTTTCTGCTTTACGAGCTTTGCGCTCTCTATACGCGCCTTTACCCCGACATGGTCCATGTGCAGGTTGAAAAACAGAAATTCCTTGCCCGAAGGCTTATGGCGGAAACGCCCCCACGAGCATATGCGGAAGCATGCCGCATCCCATCCGAGACCGGGAGTATCGGGAGTCTCCGAAAGCCAGAAATCACCCTTGTCGACCACCTCAAACATATCCTTGCGGTAAAAGATGGCCGAATGCTCTCCGCTATCCTTGCCGTCATCGCGGCCTACTCCTGTATACTCATACTCAGGCAACAGTCCCTTAAGGTCGTCGAGCTGTGTCTTAAAGCCCTCCTGGGTGCCGAATATGTCAAAGTCATGAAATCGTATCAGCCCAGCCACATACGGGCAACGCTGTTCCCAGCCGTTTCCGGCTATGCTGTCTTCTTCGTTTTTCTGGCGTAGATTATAAGTAGCGACATTGAATGTGGCACTCTGTGCCACACACAATGTCGCGATACCTATAGCAAGAATCAGAAGATACATTCTACGGTACATCGTATTCTTACTATTATTTTATTTATATGTAAGTATGTGTTTATCGCATGCCTCCGCGCATATTCTTCATGGCGCGCATGGCATTCATCATCTTCATCGGGTTCGACTTTATAGCATTGGCCTGACGCATGAGCTTGCGTGTCTCCTCAAACTGCTTGAGCAGACGGTTGACATCCTGTAGCGAGTTGCCCGACCCCTTGGCGATACGCTGGCGGCGGCTCGCATTGATAATATCGGGATTGGCACGCTCGGCGGCGGTCATCGACTTGATTATCGACTCTATGCCCTTGAAAGCGTTGTCATCGATATCGACATCCTTGATAGCCTTGCCCACACCGGGAATCATCGAGGCAAGGTCCTTGAGGTTGCCCATCTTCTTTATCTGCTC containing:
- a CDS encoding RagB/SusD family nutrient uptake outer membrane protein, translated to MTLRHISYTVAIATASLLASCESLDYNPADQMSGNTFWKTETHARQAAVGMYSAMKEPWCFGMEFTFDMCSDIADGTSPWADVARGNSFASNSSGVQNHWQYLYELVHRANTVIRNVSAMQISQETIERVTGEARFLRAMAYFRMLQCWGGVPYYDETCDINEQFDKLDNPRISADELRTHILDDLTYAIDRLPVAWGAEDLGRATKGAAYALRGKVYLFNSQWDLAAADFEEIVYNRTNNYGYSLHPDYESLFRLYNGLHSPEMIFSIQSIDGNVAGYALDIVSYFGNKSTMRLIASNRIVPSVTLVDMYENPDGTDFDWDNVFPGFNNADPQTRRRYMCVAINDASTEITSTLECDTVKVLDAYRKRDPRLCWNVITPYSHYLGTDAGSNPMDKQFVLADPTKGGSPMEAQAFIRNSEGWNSYFWRKWIPTGNLDGYWGEYTRTPYEFPLIRLGDVLLMLAEAYNEQGFPEKAVAEVNKVRARVSMPDIPTGSHDEIAARIRKERACELAGEGQRYWDLRRWGMLEASVKDATDIFGDLMYTRTYQPRHELWPIPLVELDRNRNLTQNPGW
- a CDS encoding endonuclease/exonuclease/phosphatase family protein — translated: MYRRMYLLILAIGIATLCVAQSATFNVATYNLRQKNEEDSIAGNGWEQRCPYVAGLIRFHDFDIFGTQEGFKTQLDDLKGLLPEYEYTGVGRDDGKDSGEHSAIFYRKDMFEVVDKGDFWLSETPDTPGLGWDAACFRICSWGRFRHKPSGKEFLFFNLHMDHVGVKARIESAKLVKQKIDEFGPELPVFLTGDFNVDQRSDSYAVLVSDGVFADAFLSAESVFAPNGTINHYNVSGFTDQRIDHVFASPSVRVLKYGVLTDTYRTGSRENGLIDTEGTAPTEVDIYSYTARIPSDHFPVRVTVALP